The Candidatus Phaeomarinobacter ectocarpi genome includes a region encoding these proteins:
- a CDS encoding NAD-dependent epimerase/dehydratase family protein produces the protein MSLTHLNATPANPDKTVILGAGFVGAATARHLTAAGADCTALSSKDLDLLADGAADKLAGHLTPQTTLVIVSARAPVKNQQMLIENLQMLAPISEALAKVTPAHVVYVSSDAVYKDKDGPLDETSCAEPGSLHGVMHLAREVALADVVGETPFAVVRPSLLYGAGDPHNGYGPNRFRRLSNTGQTITLFGEGEERRDHIHIDDVGTLISRIIRQKSTGVLNITTGEVASFREIAEKANALAGGKSAIEGSPRVGEMPHNGYRPFDASATYAAFPDFKYLSIDEGLAKAQAEADKDGN, from the coding sequence ATGAGCCTTACGCATCTCAATGCCACTCCGGCAAACCCGGACAAAACGGTCATTCTAGGCGCCGGTTTTGTCGGCGCAGCGACTGCCCGTCACCTGACGGCCGCAGGCGCTGACTGCACAGCCCTTTCCAGCAAGGACCTGGATCTTCTTGCCGATGGAGCTGCCGACAAGCTGGCAGGCCATCTGACACCGCAGACAACACTCGTTATCGTTTCCGCCCGCGCCCCGGTCAAAAACCAGCAGATGCTCATTGAAAATCTGCAAATGCTGGCGCCGATCTCTGAGGCCCTGGCCAAGGTCACCCCCGCGCACGTGGTCTATGTGAGTTCAGACGCCGTCTACAAAGACAAGGATGGCCCACTGGATGAAACCTCCTGCGCGGAACCTGGCAGCCTGCACGGGGTCATGCATCTGGCACGCGAAGTGGCTCTCGCGGACGTCGTGGGAGAAACTCCTTTCGCAGTCGTGCGCCCCAGCCTCCTCTACGGGGCAGGTGATCCCCACAACGGCTATGGCCCCAATCGCTTCCGCCGACTGTCAAACACAGGCCAGACCATCACGCTCTTCGGCGAAGGTGAAGAACGCCGCGACCACATCCACATTGATGATGTCGGCACACTGATTTCACGGATCATCCGCCAGAAGAGCACCGGCGTCCTCAACATCACAACCGGCGAAGTCGCGTCCTTCAGGGAGATTGCTGAGAAAGCCAATGCCCTTGCAGGTGGTAAATCGGCCATTGAAGGGTCACCACGTGTCGGCGAAATGCCTCACAATGGTTATCGACCGTTTGACGCGTCGGCTACATATGCGGCTTTCCCTGACTTCAAATACCTGTCGATCGACGAGGGCCTGGCCAAAGCACAGGCCGAAGCGGACAAGGACGGAAATTAA
- a CDS encoding class I SAM-dependent methyltransferase, translating to MTAPACRSCGTPLTRTLVDLGKTPLANSYVPPEDAATPDEYYPLHARVCETCFLVQVDDVVPPEAIFRDYAYFSSFSAGWVEHARKYAEQAISKFDLGPDDLIAEVASNDGYLLQHFVKAGLPVLGIDPALDAAEAARERGVRTETEFFGHDSATKLRGTYGAASVIAANNVLAHVPDINDFVSGFSALMAEEGVASFEFPHILNLLEKVQFDTIYHEHFSYLSLHAVEKCFARHGLRVFNVEELPTHGGSLRVWACHSASSRQAESGLEAIRKKESDFGIATTQAYDGFPAKVDAIKTGLLAFLTKAKSEGKTVAGYGAAAKGNTLLNYSGVTADHISFVVDANPMKQNTLLPGSRIPVHGPDALSERKPDYVLILPWNIAEEVATSMSHISDWGGRFAVAVPQLTILP from the coding sequence ATGACTGCGCCAGCCTGCCGCTCCTGCGGCACACCACTCACCCGCACGCTTGTGGACCTCGGCAAGACACCGCTGGCAAACTCCTATGTCCCACCAGAGGACGCCGCCACCCCTGACGAATACTATCCGCTGCACGCCCGGGTCTGCGAGACCTGCTTCCTGGTGCAGGTAGACGATGTCGTGCCGCCGGAAGCCATCTTTCGTGACTACGCCTATTTTTCCAGCTTTTCCGCAGGCTGGGTTGAACACGCCCGCAAATACGCTGAGCAGGCCATCTCAAAATTTGATCTGGGTCCTGATGACCTGATTGCCGAAGTTGCTTCCAACGACGGATATCTGCTTCAGCATTTCGTCAAGGCGGGCCTGCCGGTCCTTGGCATCGACCCGGCACTTGATGCCGCCGAAGCTGCCCGAGAACGCGGCGTCAGAACAGAGACCGAGTTCTTCGGTCACGACAGCGCAACCAAGCTGCGCGGCACCTATGGTGCTGCCTCGGTCATTGCGGCCAACAACGTGCTCGCACATGTGCCGGACATAAATGACTTTGTGTCTGGCTTTTCTGCCTTGATGGCAGAGGAGGGCGTTGCGAGCTTTGAGTTCCCGCACATTCTCAATCTTCTGGAAAAAGTCCAGTTTGATACGATCTATCACGAGCACTTCTCGTATCTGTCTTTGCACGCAGTTGAGAAATGCTTCGCACGTCATGGCCTGCGCGTCTTCAACGTCGAAGAACTGCCAACCCATGGCGGCAGCCTGCGCGTCTGGGCTTGCCACTCAGCCAGCAGCCGTCAGGCAGAATCCGGGCTTGAAGCCATTCGTAAAAAAGAGTCTGACTTTGGAATTGCCACGACCCAGGCCTATGACGGGTTCCCTGCAAAGGTGGATGCCATTAAGACCGGGCTGCTTGCTTTCCTTACGAAAGCGAAGTCAGAAGGCAAGACCGTTGCGGGTTATGGCGCCGCAGCCAAGGGCAATACGCTCCTCAACTATTCCGGCGTCACTGCTGACCACATCAGCTTCGTGGTCGATGCGAACCCAATGAAACAGAACACTCTCCTGCCGGGCAGCCGCATACCCGTGCACGGGCCCGATGCACTGTCAGAGCGCAAACCAGACTATGTGCTGATTTTGCCATGGAACATTGCGGAGGAAGTCGCCACCAGCATGTCCCATATCTCCGATTGGGGTGGCCGCTTTGCCGTTGCGGTACCACAGCTGACGATACTGCCGTGA
- a CDS encoding dTDP-4-dehydrorhamnose 3,5-epimerase family protein — protein MIITPTAIEGVAHLDIDPHRDERGFFARSYCPQELADAGYDFNLSQANVSYNARKGTLRGLHYQAAPTPDPKIVRCERGSIWDVALDLRPHSNTYLQWTGAELSEANGRAQIIPAGCAHGFISLEDDSQVLYLMGAAYVADLARGVRWNDPAFSIDWPLMPEVIGDRDANYPNFEVT, from the coding sequence GTGATCATCACGCCAACAGCCATTGAAGGTGTGGCACACCTGGACATAGATCCGCACAGGGATGAGCGCGGATTTTTTGCGCGCTCCTATTGTCCCCAGGAGTTGGCGGACGCGGGATATGACTTCAATCTGTCGCAAGCCAATGTTTCCTACAATGCACGCAAAGGGACACTCCGCGGACTTCACTACCAGGCAGCTCCGACTCCGGACCCGAAGATCGTGAGATGTGAACGCGGATCCATCTGGGACGTCGCATTGGATCTGCGCCCTCACTCCAATACCTACCTGCAATGGACAGGTGCTGAACTCAGCGAGGCCAATGGACGCGCGCAGATCATTCCGGCCGGCTGTGCCCATGGCTTTATCAGCCTCGAAGATGACAGTCAGGTGCTCTACCTGATGGGCGCTGCCTATGTTGCGGATCTCGCCCGCGGCGTACGTTGGAATGACCCGGCATTTTCAATTGACTGGCCACTGATGCCAGAGGTGATTGGCGACCGCGACGCAAACTATCCCAACTTCGAGGTCACCTGA
- a CDS encoding NAD-dependent epimerase/dehydratase family protein, translated as MRVLVTGGSGFVGAPTVRQLTAAGHEVIAPSHRSYDILDALGRAQLISDARADTLIHLAWETRHAYFWVAPENVQWRDASIDLFRRFLDAGGTRIVMSGSCAEYDWQNASTDPLHETTTPCIPHMPYGDAKLETLHACSEFMDAGASIAWGRLFFLMGPAENPLRLVPAIVRPLLSGKRASMSAGTQIRDFMDVDDAAGAFVALAASNVTGPVNIASGEGLALREIAQYAFDTIANGELGLGDLPMRPVDPPVLLADVDRLTQEVGYTRQYDWKSSIDRCIAYWRTQAPL; from the coding sequence ATGCGGGTTCTTGTAACAGGGGGAAGCGGCTTTGTTGGGGCGCCAACAGTTCGACAGCTCACAGCCGCTGGCCATGAGGTCATCGCACCGTCCCACCGCAGCTATGACATTCTTGACGCATTGGGACGCGCACAGCTGATATCAGATGCCAGGGCAGACACGCTTATCCATCTCGCGTGGGAAACGCGGCATGCCTATTTTTGGGTAGCCCCTGAGAACGTGCAGTGGCGCGATGCCAGCATTGATCTGTTTCGCAGGTTTCTCGACGCAGGCGGCACGCGCATCGTGATGTCGGGAAGCTGCGCTGAATATGATTGGCAGAACGCCAGCACAGACCCTTTGCACGAAACGACAACGCCTTGCATTCCCCACATGCCCTATGGCGACGCAAAGCTTGAGACCCTTCATGCCTGTTCCGAATTCATGGATGCAGGCGCATCAATCGCGTGGGGTAGGCTCTTCTTCCTGATGGGCCCTGCTGAAAACCCGTTGCGGCTTGTCCCTGCAATTGTCCGTCCGTTGCTATCGGGCAAACGCGCCTCCATGAGTGCTGGCACCCAGATACGCGACTTCATGGATGTCGATGACGCAGCAGGAGCCTTTGTGGCTCTGGCGGCATCAAATGTCACCGGCCCCGTCAATATCGCAAGCGGTGAAGGCCTGGCCCTGCGCGAGATCGCGCAATACGCCTTTGATACCATTGCCAATGGAGAACTGGGCCTGGGCGACCTGCCCATGCGACCCGTTGACCCTCCTGTCTTGCTGGCAGACGTGGATCGACTGACGCAGGAAGTCGGGTATACACGGCAGTATGATTGGAAGAGCTCAATCGACAGATGCATTGCTTATTGGAGAACACAGGCGCCGCTCTAG
- a CDS encoding SIS domain-containing protein: MHVSSFFDDELEEHAAVVAATRADLREPFEALLELCVSSLKNGGKLMFFGNGGSAADAQHLATELSVRYIKNRPAIAAIALTTDTSTITAIGNDLGFEQLFSRQIEAIGKPGDVAIGITTSGTSANVVEALKCAKAAGIGAAALTGNGGASLGAVADPLLVVPSATTARVQEMHILLGQMLCGAIEKELGYAD; the protein is encoded by the coding sequence GTGCACGTATCATCGTTTTTTGACGACGAACTGGAAGAGCACGCCGCCGTGGTGGCCGCGACGCGGGCAGACCTGCGTGAACCGTTTGAAGCGTTGCTCGAGCTATGCGTCAGCAGCCTGAAAAATGGCGGCAAGCTCATGTTTTTTGGCAATGGTGGCAGCGCGGCAGATGCCCAGCACCTGGCAACGGAACTGTCTGTCCGATACATCAAGAACAGGCCTGCCATTGCGGCCATCGCACTGACGACTGACACCAGCACGATTACCGCCATCGGCAATGATCTGGGCTTTGAGCAGCTGTTCTCGCGGCAGATCGAAGCGATCGGCAAGCCCGGCGACGTGGCCATTGGCATCACGACATCAGGCACCAGCGCCAATGTGGTTGAGGCGCTCAAGTGCGCCAAGGCAGCAGGCATCGGTGCTGCGGCGCTCACGGGCAATGGGGGTGCAAGCCTGGGTGCCGTTGCGGACCCGTTGCTGGTTGTTCCGTCAGCCACGACGGCACGTGTGCAGGAAATGCATATCCTGCTGGGGCAGATGCTTTGCGGCGCAATCGAAAAAGAACTCGGCTACGCCGACTAG